One Carassius auratus strain Wakin chromosome 16, ASM336829v1, whole genome shotgun sequence genomic window carries:
- the LOC113116816 gene encoding transcription and mRNA export factor ENY2: MRAAINQKLIEMGERERLKELLRAKLIECGWRDQLKALCKEVIKEKGIENVTVEDLVAGVTPKGRALVPDSVKKELLQRIRAFLSQHST, from the exons ATGAGGGCCGCCATTAACCAGAAGTTAATTGAGATGGGTGAGAGGGAGAG GTTAAAGGAGTTGCTTCGAGCCAAGCTCATCGAGTGTGGCTGGAGAGATCAGCTCAAAGCCCTCTGTAAAG AGGTGATCAAGGAGAAAGGAATAGAGAATGTTACTGTAGAAGACTTGGTCGCTGGAGTAACTCCCAAAGGAAGAG CACTGGTGCCTGACAGTGTAAAGAAAGAGCTCCTGCAGAGAATAAGAGCCTTCCTCTCCCAGCACTCGACATGA